A portion of the Pseudomonas koreensis genome contains these proteins:
- the galU gene encoding UTP--glucose-1-phosphate uridylyltransferase GalU translates to MIKKCLFPAAGYGTRFLPATKAMPKEMLPVVNKPLIQYGVEEALDAGLTEISIVTGRGKRALEDHFDISYELENQIKGTDKEKYLVGIRKLLDECSFSYTRQTEMKGLGHAILTGRPLIGDEPFAVVLADDLCVNIDGDGVLTQMVKLYKQFRCSIVAIQEVDPQETNKYGVIAGEMIRDDIYRVHSMVEKPKPEDAPSNLAIIGRYILTPDIFDLIEQTEPGKGGEIQITDALMKQAQNGCVMAYKFKGKRFDCGGAEGYIDATNFCFENFYKTGKAY, encoded by the coding sequence ATGATCAAGAAATGCTTGTTTCCAGCAGCCGGTTACGGCACTCGCTTCCTCCCAGCGACCAAAGCCATGCCTAAAGAAATGCTGCCGGTGGTAAACAAGCCACTGATCCAGTACGGCGTTGAAGAAGCACTGGACGCGGGCCTGACTGAAATCTCCATCGTTACCGGTCGTGGCAAGCGTGCTCTGGAAGACCACTTCGACATCAGCTACGAGCTGGAGAACCAGATCAAGGGCACCGACAAGGAAAAATACCTGGTCGGGATCCGCAAACTGTTGGACGAGTGCTCGTTCTCCTACACCCGTCAGACCGAAATGAAAGGTCTGGGCCACGCGATCCTCACTGGCCGCCCGCTGATCGGTGACGAACCGTTCGCCGTGGTCCTGGCGGACGACCTGTGCGTCAACATCGATGGCGACGGCGTCCTGACCCAGATGGTCAAGCTGTACAAGCAGTTCCGCTGCTCGATCGTCGCCATCCAGGAAGTCGATCCGCAGGAAACCAACAAGTACGGTGTGATTGCTGGCGAAATGATCCGCGACGACATCTACCGCGTGCACAGCATGGTCGAGAAGCCAAAGCCGGAAGACGCGCCGTCGAACCTGGCGATCATCGGTCGTTACATCCTGACCCCGGATATCTTCGACCTGATCGAACAGACCGAGCCAGGCAAGGGCGGTGAAATCCAGATCACCGACGCCCTGATGAAGCAGGCCCAGAACGGCTGCGTCATGGCCTATAAATTCAAGGGCAAGCGTTTCGACTGCGGTGGTGCTGAAGGCTACATCGACGCGACCAACTTCTGCTTCGAAAACTTCTACAAGACTGGCAAGGCTTACTAA
- a CDS encoding DUF1883 domain-containing protein produces the protein MKFIHQREHLNEDDIVVIQCSQMCNIRLMNDANFRSFKNGGRHTYHGGAFDTFPARITAPSTGFWNITIDTVNRRAISVTRKPTLTHSIKIIRRSSTKLS, from the coding sequence ATGAAATTCATTCACCAGCGCGAGCACCTCAACGAAGACGACATCGTCGTCATTCAATGCTCGCAGATGTGCAACATCCGTTTGATGAACGACGCCAACTTCCGCAGCTTTAAAAACGGCGGCCGTCATACCTATCACGGCGGCGCGTTCGACACCTTCCCGGCGCGTATCACCGCACCGAGCACCGGCTTCTGGAACATCACCATCGACACCGTCAACCGCCGCGCAATCAGCGTGACGCGCAAGCCGACCCTGACCCATTCGATCAAGATCATCCGTCGCTCCAGCACCAAACTGAGCTGA
- the alkB gene encoding DNA oxidative demethylase AlkB, whose protein sequence is MQPTTFDLFADNEPVQQPRTEQIGEQSWVLRGFALPRVEQLLTALEAILAVAPLRHMVTPGGFSMSVGTSSCGQLGWITDRSGYRYSSVDPLSGLPWPSMPAVFADLAHEAAERAGFTDFQADSCLINQYVPGAKMSLHQDKDEKGYAAPIVSLSLGLPAMFLFGGFERSDKSQRIPLLHGDMVVWGGVDRLRYHGVLPIKPGYHPRLGERRINITFRVAGDQ, encoded by the coding sequence ATGCAACCGACCACGTTTGACCTGTTCGCCGACAACGAACCCGTGCAGCAACCCCGCACCGAGCAGATCGGCGAACAATCGTGGGTGCTGCGCGGATTCGCCTTGCCGCGGGTCGAGCAACTGCTGACGGCGCTCGAGGCCATTCTTGCTGTCGCCCCTCTACGCCACATGGTCACGCCGGGCGGATTCAGCATGTCGGTCGGCACCAGCAGTTGCGGCCAGTTGGGCTGGATCACCGATCGCAGCGGTTACCGCTATTCCAGCGTCGATCCACTCAGCGGTTTGCCGTGGCCATCGATGCCAGCGGTGTTTGCCGATCTGGCGCACGAGGCGGCGGAACGCGCCGGGTTTACGGATTTTCAAGCCGACTCCTGCCTGATCAACCAATACGTCCCCGGCGCCAAGATGTCGCTGCATCAGGACAAAGACGAAAAAGGTTATGCCGCGCCAATCGTTTCGTTGTCGCTGGGTCTGCCGGCGATGTTTCTGTTCGGTGGCTTCGAGCGCAGCGACAAGAGCCAGCGCATCCCGCTGCTGCATGGCGACATGGTGGTCTGGGGCGGCGTGGATCGACTGCGCTATCACGGCGTGCTGCCGATCAAACCCGGCTATCACCCACGCCTGGGCGAACGACGCATCAACATCACCTTCCGCGTCGCCGGGGATCAGTAA
- the ada gene encoding bifunctional DNA-binding transcriptional regulator/O6-methylguanine-DNA methyltransferase Ada: MDTLSNKISIEDDPRWAAVVARDPSADGQFVYAVKTTGVYCRPSSLARLPKRQNVEFFETAELAEAAGYRPSKRASKDQNDVQRAAIIAAACRQIEASETLPTLNSLATSAGLSPFHFHRVFKAVTGLTPNGYAMAHRSRKVRARLADGGSVTDALYDAGFNSNSRFYESADHLLGMKPTDYRAAGQNNDIRFAVGQCSLGAILVAQSERGICAILLGDDPHQLACDLQDRFRNANLIGADHEFEQLIAGVVGFVEAPATGLNLPLDIRGTAFQERVWQALREIPAGSTASYAEIAQRIGAPTSMRAVAQACGANRLAVAIPCHRVVRSDGNLSGYRWGVERKRQLLERELND; the protein is encoded by the coding sequence ATGGACACACTTTCAAACAAGATCAGCATTGAAGACGATCCACGCTGGGCCGCCGTGGTCGCGCGCGATCCGAGTGCTGACGGGCAATTTGTTTACGCGGTGAAGACCACCGGCGTCTATTGCCGGCCGAGCAGCCTTGCACGTCTCCCAAAACGACAGAACGTCGAGTTTTTCGAAACCGCCGAACTGGCTGAAGCCGCCGGATATCGGCCAAGTAAACGCGCCAGCAAGGATCAGAATGATGTGCAGCGCGCAGCAATCATTGCTGCGGCTTGTCGTCAGATAGAGGCGTCGGAGACCTTGCCGACGCTCAACAGCCTCGCAACCAGCGCTGGCCTCAGCCCTTTTCATTTCCACCGGGTATTCAAAGCCGTGACAGGCTTGACGCCCAATGGCTACGCCATGGCGCATCGTTCGCGCAAGGTGCGTGCGCGGTTGGCGGACGGCGGCTCGGTGACCGATGCGCTGTATGACGCTGGCTTCAATTCCAACAGCCGTTTCTACGAATCAGCCGATCACCTGCTGGGGATGAAGCCCACCGACTACCGCGCCGCCGGGCAGAACAACGACATTCGCTTCGCCGTCGGCCAATGTTCGCTCGGGGCGATTCTGGTGGCACAAAGCGAACGCGGGATCTGCGCGATTCTGCTCGGTGACGATCCGCATCAACTGGCCTGCGACCTTCAGGACCGGTTTCGCAACGCCAACCTGATCGGCGCCGACCACGAATTTGAACAGTTGATCGCCGGCGTCGTCGGATTTGTCGAAGCACCGGCGACAGGCTTGAACCTGCCGCTGGATATACGCGGCACCGCGTTTCAGGAGCGCGTCTGGCAGGCGCTGCGCGAGATCCCCGCAGGCAGCACCGCCAGTTACGCAGAGATCGCGCAACGCATTGGCGCGCCGACTTCGATGCGCGCCGTGGCCCAGGCTTGCGGGGCCAATCGCCTGGCGGTGGCCATCCCCTGCCACCGCGTGGTGCGCAGTGACGGCAATCTTTCCGGCTACCGCTGGGGCGTCGAGCGCAAGCGCCAGTTGCTTGAGCGCGAACTCAACGATTGA
- a CDS encoding NAD(P)H-dependent flavin oxidoreductase, with protein MSQWPDTRILDLLGIELPIIQGPMAGATNSSMVIAVCNAGGLGSMPAAMLSIEQLREELKTIRQQTSKPFNVNFFCHQPPAPDEQRARDWKNLLEPYYRELGADFDAPTPVSNRAPFDEAACAVLEEFRPEVVSFHFGLPEKNLLDRVKATGAKILSSATTVEEAIWLEQHGCDAIIAMGYEAGGHRGMFLSDDLSTQVGTFALVPQVVDAVKVPVIAAGAISDARGVAAALMLGASAVQVGTAYLFTPEAKVSASHHKALRTAKESQTAITNIFTGRPARGIVNRAMRELGPISAQAPAFPLAGGALMPLRAKDDADFANLWAGQALTLGKDIGSAELTRQLAEGALAKLSRH; from the coding sequence ATGAGCCAGTGGCCAGACACCCGCATCCTTGATCTTCTCGGTATCGAACTGCCGATCATCCAGGGCCCGATGGCCGGCGCGACCAACTCTTCGATGGTGATTGCCGTATGCAATGCCGGCGGCCTCGGTTCAATGCCGGCGGCGATGCTGAGCATCGAGCAATTGCGCGAGGAGCTGAAGACGATTCGCCAGCAGACCAGCAAGCCGTTCAACGTCAATTTCTTCTGCCATCAGCCGCCGGCGCCTGATGAGCAGCGAGCCCGTGACTGGAAAAATCTGCTGGAACCTTACTACCGCGAACTGGGCGCCGATTTCGACGCGCCGACTCCGGTCTCCAACCGCGCTCCATTCGACGAAGCCGCATGTGCAGTGCTCGAAGAATTCCGGCCCGAGGTGGTGAGTTTTCATTTCGGTCTGCCGGAGAAAAACCTGCTCGATCGGGTCAAGGCCACCGGGGCGAAAATTCTTTCGTCCGCCACCACGGTCGAAGAAGCGATCTGGCTGGAGCAGCACGGCTGCGACGCGATCATCGCTATGGGTTATGAGGCAGGCGGGCATCGCGGGATGTTTCTCAGCGATGATTTGAGCACGCAGGTCGGCACTTTCGCGCTGGTGCCGCAGGTGGTTGACGCGGTGAAAGTGCCGGTGATTGCGGCTGGCGCGATCAGCGATGCCCGGGGTGTTGCAGCGGCGTTGATGCTCGGCGCCTCGGCGGTGCAAGTCGGCACGGCGTACCTGTTTACTCCTGAAGCGAAAGTCAGCGCCTCGCACCACAAGGCCCTGCGCACCGCCAAGGAAAGCCAGACCGCCATCACCAATATTTTCACCGGCCGTCCGGCACGGGGCATTGTCAATCGGGCGATGCGCGAACTTGGCCCGATATCAGCGCAGGCGCCGGCTTTTCCATTGGCCGGCGGTGCACTGATGCCACTGCGGGCCAAGGATGACGCCGACTTTGCCAATCTCTGGGCTGGTCAGGCGTTGACGCTGGGCAAGGATATCGGCAGCGCTGAACTGACCCGGCAACTGGCCGAGGGCGCATTGGCGAAACTCAGCCGTCACTGA